The following are encoded together in the Bacillus sp. V2I10 genome:
- a CDS encoding acetyl-CoA C-acetyltransferase: protein MSNNEVVIVSAVRTAIGSFGGSLKGVSAPELGAIVIKDALEKAGLKGEQVDEVIMGNVLQAGLGQNPARQAAIKAGLPENIPSMTINKVCGSGLKTVHLAAQAILSGDADIIVAGGMENMSQAPYILKNARDGFKMGDQKLIDTMVSDGLTCAFNNYHMGVTAENLCDKYEISREEQDEFAAWSQKKATDAIQAGTFKDEITPVVIPQRKGDAVTFDTDEFPRAGSTAEKLGGLRAAFKKDGSVTAGNASGINDGAAAVVVMSRKKADELGILPLVKITANGNAGVDPSIMGIGPVAAVQKAFKKSGLSMKDIDLVEANEAFAAQSIAVDRELHFDKEKLNVNGGAIALGHPIGASGTRILVTLIHEMKRRDAKRGLATLCIGGGQGVATIIENL, encoded by the coding sequence ATGAGCAACAATGAAGTGGTCATCGTAAGTGCAGTCCGTACGGCAATTGGAAGTTTTGGGGGATCGCTGAAGGGTGTATCTGCTCCTGAGCTTGGAGCCATCGTCATTAAAGACGCTCTCGAAAAAGCGGGATTAAAAGGGGAGCAGGTGGACGAGGTCATTATGGGGAATGTCCTTCAGGCAGGCCTTGGCCAAAATCCTGCACGACAAGCAGCTATTAAAGCAGGATTGCCGGAAAACATTCCTTCTATGACAATCAATAAAGTTTGCGGTTCAGGGCTGAAGACGGTTCACCTTGCTGCACAGGCAATACTGTCAGGAGATGCTGACATAATCGTAGCCGGCGGAATGGAAAATATGAGCCAGGCACCGTACATATTAAAAAATGCACGCGACGGATTCAAAATGGGTGATCAAAAGCTGATTGACACAATGGTTTCCGACGGGTTAACGTGTGCTTTCAACAATTATCATATGGGAGTAACTGCTGAAAATTTATGCGATAAATATGAAATTTCAAGAGAAGAGCAGGATGAATTTGCTGCCTGGAGCCAGAAAAAGGCAACAGATGCTATTCAGGCTGGAACGTTCAAAGATGAAATTACGCCAGTAGTTATCCCGCAGCGCAAAGGAGATGCCGTCACATTTGATACGGACGAGTTTCCGCGAGCGGGTTCAACAGCTGAAAAGCTTGGCGGATTGCGGGCGGCTTTCAAAAAAGACGGATCAGTAACAGCCGGCAATGCATCTGGAATAAATGATGGCGCAGCTGCTGTAGTTGTGATGAGCCGGAAAAAAGCAGACGAGCTTGGCATTTTGCCGCTGGTTAAAATTACAGCTAATGGAAACGCGGGTGTAGATCCAAGCATCATGGGAATTGGACCGGTTGCAGCAGTGCAAAAAGCCTTTAAGAAGAGCGGACTCAGCATGAAGGATATTGATCTTGTTGAAGCAAACGAAGCATTCGCAGCACAATCCATCGCGGTTGACCGCGAACTTCATTTTGATAAAGAAAAGCTGAATGTAAACGGGGGGGCAATTGCTCTTGGACATCCAATCGGAGCAAGCGGCACAAGAATTCTTGTTACACTCATACACGAAATGAAACGCAGAGATGCAAAACGAGGCTTGGCGACACTTTGCATCGGCGGGGGACAAGGCGTAGCAACAATCATTGAAAAT
- a CDS encoding hydroxymethylglutaryl-CoA lyase, translated as MNLPEQVTLIEVGPRDGLQNEKNEIPTDIKVQFIKELKKAGFKEMELTSFVSPKWVPQLKDAGDIIKYCTDESRNLVLIPNEKGVVRAKEAKCRDLAFFVGVSESFNLKNINSTTKESMEKLLPLIRELKGEGYFVRACISTAFYCPYEGKIHPDAVLNICQQFADAGVDDLSVADTIGMANPLEVYELFSSLKAQFPDMLLTAHFHDTRGMALANIYAALQAGVDRFDTSAGGLGGCPFAPGATGNAATEDVLHMLKSMNIETGIEMNQLLKAVEVIEPHLAGAIQSKQFQLSKRENAVK; from the coding sequence TTGAATCTTCCTGAACAGGTGACATTAATTGAAGTTGGCCCGCGAGATGGGCTTCAAAATGAAAAAAATGAAATTCCGACCGATATTAAGGTTCAGTTTATCAAGGAGTTAAAAAAAGCAGGATTTAAGGAAATGGAGCTGACATCATTTGTTTCTCCCAAGTGGGTTCCCCAATTGAAGGATGCGGGAGATATTATTAAATACTGCACAGATGAGAGTCGAAATCTTGTGCTGATTCCGAACGAAAAAGGCGTGGTGCGGGCAAAAGAGGCAAAGTGCCGGGATTTAGCCTTCTTCGTGGGTGTAAGCGAGTCCTTTAATTTAAAGAATATTAATTCAACAACGAAAGAAAGCATGGAAAAGCTTTTGCCCCTGATCCGTGAGTTAAAAGGAGAAGGATACTTTGTTCGGGCCTGTATTTCCACTGCTTTCTACTGTCCGTATGAAGGAAAAATTCATCCTGATGCTGTTCTGAACATATGCCAGCAGTTTGCGGATGCCGGAGTGGATGATTTAAGTGTGGCTGATACAATTGGAATGGCAAATCCCCTTGAGGTTTATGAGCTTTTTTCCAGCTTGAAAGCTCAATTTCCTGACATGCTGCTGACAGCCCATTTTCACGATACGCGCGGCATGGCACTGGCGAATATTTATGCTGCTTTGCAGGCTGGAGTCGACAGATTTGACACTTCGGCCGGCGGACTTGGAGGCTGTCCGTTTGCACCGGGCGCCACTGGAAATGCAGCGACTGAAGATGTTCTTCATATGCTTAAGTCCATGAACATTGAGACTGGGATTGAGATGAATCAGCTTTTAAAAGCAGTTGAAGTGATTGAGCCCCATCTTGCAGGAGCGATACAAAGCAAACAGTTTCAGCTGAGCAAACGGGAGAATGCGGTTAAGTAA